GTCGGGATGACACTGCCGGACAGACCCTTGCTGAGCGTCGTTGTGCCGGTCTATAACGAAGAGGCCGTTTTGCATGAATTCTTTAAACGGCTCCAAGCGGTCCTCAACGAGCTGCGCGGACTTTCCGGCGCGGAAATTATTTTTGTGGACGACGGCAGCCGCGACGGCACGGCGAGGATCCTGTCGGAGCTGGTTCGCTGGAACAAATCCGTCAAGGTGCTTCAGTTCTCCCGAAATTTCGGCCATCAAATCGCGTTGACGGCGGGACTGGATCATGCGAAAGGGGATGCGGTCGTGGTGATCGACGCGGATCTCCAGGACCCGCCCGAGACGATCCCCCGCTTGCTTGACAAATGGCGGGAAGGGTATGAAGTGGTCTATGCCGTCCGCGAGAGCCGCGAGATGGACTCCTGGTTCAAGCGGAGCACGGCGCGGCTGTTCTACGCCCTCATGCGGATAATCGGAAACCTCGACCTCCCGATGGATGCCGGGGATTTCCGCCTGCTGGACCGAAAAGTCGTGGATGCGTTTCGGTCCATCGGCGAACGCCACCGCTTTGTCCGCGGGCTCACGCTTTGGGTCGGGTTCCGCCAAACGGGCGTTCTCTACGCCCGCGCGGAACGCTTCGCCGGAAGCACAAAATACCCCTTCGGCAAGATGCTCAAACTGGCCTGGGACGGCGTGACCTCTTTTTCCTTTGCTCCTCTGCGGCTCGCGATCTATCTCGGGCTGATCGTGTCGGTTTTAAGTTTTCTGTTGGGGCTTTTTGTGATTTTTGGACGGTTTTTTTTCGACCGGACCGAATTCCTGGGTTTCCCGACGCACGGGTGGGGCTCGCTCATGGTGGCGGTCTTGTTCCTGGCCGGCGTCCAGCTCATCGTTCTGGGCATGATGGGCGAGTATCTGGGGCGGACCTATGACGAAGTCAAACGCCGTCCGCTCTATATCCTTCGGGAGAGAATCGGCTTTGATGAGTAAGCCGACACCCGGTCATCCCCGTCGATTGCGGGTGAGCCGAAAGGGGCTGATCCGGGCGGGCGTGATCGTCGCTCTCCTTCTGCTCGTCTTTCTTGAGGACGGTCCGATCCGCGGCGTCATCAAGGATCTTCGGGTCCATGCGGTGTTGAAACTGATGCATCTTCTGACCTGGCTCGGGCGGGGTTGGGTCCTCGGGGCGGAGGCGATCGCACTCTACGGAATCGGCCGGTGGCTGAAACGGCCCGAATTAAAGCAGGCGGGCGTACGGTGTTTGATCGCGGTGTCGGTCGCCGGCGCGGCCGTGCAGGTGATCAAGCATCTGGTCGGACGGCCACGCCCGAGACTGGTGGACAGGGGCATCGTGGATTGGGGCCCGTCCTTTGTGAGCGGACACGACTCGCTCCCTTCCGGCCACACCATATCGGCCTTCGCCATGGCCGCGGTCCTTTCGGCCTTCTATCCGGCGGGTCAATGGATCTGGTATGCCCTCGCCGTCCTGGTGGCTTTTACGCGGATCTACATCGACGCGCATTTTCCCTCGGATGTCTTCGTCGGGGCCGTCTTGGGCGTGCTGATCGGCGTGTGGGCTTCGCGCCTGAAACGGGAGCGGCTTAAATCATGACCCGGGACACCGGCTTCTGGACGGCGCTGATGCTGGGGGGCTTCCTGTTTTTCTATCAGCTCGGCGCCGTGCCGCTGTTTGATCTGGACGAAGCGATTTACGGCGAAACCGCCCGGGAAATGGTGGAAACCGGAAACTGGATCACCCCGCAATTCAATTACTCGCCCGATTTCGACAAACCGGTTCTGCTGTACTGGTTCATGGCCGCGACCTTCCAAATCTTCGGCCCGTCCGAGTTCTCCGCGCGCTTGCCCTCGGCCGTTTTCGGCCTCGCCCTGCTGGTCATGGTCTACGGCTTCGCCCGGCGGGCCGCGAACGCCCGCACCGGATTGCTCGCGATGCTGATCCTGTCCAGCAGCCTTGAGATGGTGGCGCTTTCCCACGCCGCGTTGACCGACATGCTCCTGGTCTTCTTCATCACCGCCGCCTTGGCCTGTTTCTATCTGTTCTACAAAACGGAGCGCGACTTCTGGCTGGCCGGGGTTTATCTGGGCGCGGCCCTGGCGGTTTTGACCAAGGGCCCGGTCGGTCTTGTTCTGCCGGGTTTGACCATTTTCCTTTTCATCATCACGGTCGGTCCGCGGGACAAGCTTCTTCGAAAAATCCGGCCGGGATGGGGGATGCTTATTTTTTCCGCCGTCGCGCTCCCGTGGTATGCGGCGATCTTTTGGCTTCACGGCGCGGACTTCTGGGATTCCTTTATTCTCCGGCACAACATCGATCGCTTTACCTCCGTGATCGGAGGCCATGCCGGCGCCCCGTTTTATTATCTGGCGGTCCTGGCGATCGGTTTTTTCCCATGGGCGGCGTTTATTCCCGCGTCGCTCCTTTCGATTTTTACCGCTTCGGATTCCTCCGAGCGATGGAAACATATCCGTCGCTTCCCGGTGGAACGTCCCTTGGAATGGTTTCTTTTGTTGTGGGCGGCCGTTGTTTTCCTGTTTTTCACGGCGGCCGGGACCAAGCTTCCGAGCTATATCGCGCCCGCCGTTCCGGCGCTGGCCGTTTGGGTCGCCTGTTACCTGGACCGGAGGATGGATGCATCCTCCTCGACGGACGCGGCGGAAGACCGGCTCTCCCTGGGCTTGATGGCGGTCCTGACCGTGATCACGGCCGGCCTTCTCCTTTCCATTCCCCAAGGGATTGAATGGGCCCGGATGAAGTACGGCGCCCTGGCCCCCTTCTTGGTCCAGCCGATCGATCTGAACCGGGTTTTGATGACGATGGCCGCGATTCTTTTGGTCGGCGTGATGACCTACGCGTCGCTGTTGCGCTTGATGAGACGGTGGGCGGGGTTCATGGTGTTGGTGCTGATGATGGGCGCGTTTGTGTTCGTCCTGCTGTTCGATTTCATCCCGTCGGTGAGCGGGTATGTGCAAAGGCCGTTGCAGGACCTCACCGAACAGACGCGGGGATGGATCCGTCCCGAGGAGCCTCTCGTGGTGTTCGGCATGAGAAAACCCAGCATTCTGTTTTACGCCCGCCGCGGGGCGGTCATCTTTAAATCGAATCAACAAGAAGACCTGCGTCGTTTCGTCTCATCGAATCGCCATGCGGTGGTGTTGAGCCAGGTCGCTTTGATTCCGGTCCTGGACGCCGTGCCTCAGCTCACGATCCGCGCGGAGCAAGGAGGGTATGTCCTGGCCACCAATTTCTAAGTTCGACCTCTCGATTCCGGTCTCGTCCGGGCCCCGCCGATGGCTGACGACCGCGTTCAAAGCGGTCGTCAGCCTGGGCTTGCTTGCCTACCTGTTCAGCCAAATCGACGTCCGGTCGGTGGGGCGGTCGTTACAGAATCTTCATGCCGGCTACTTTATTTTGGCATGGGTCGCTTATTTCGGACTTCAGTTCGCGGGCGTTCTTAGGTGGAGGATCATGGTGCGGATTCAGGGTTACGAGCATCCGTTTGGCCGCTTGACCGCCTTCCACTTTATCGGGTTGTTTTTCAACCTCTTTCTTCCGACGTCGATCGGGGGCGACCTGGGGAAGTGTTATTACCTGGCCGAGAGTCGCGCCGATGTCCTGCGGGCCATGGCGACGGTCCTGGCCGATCGGATCAGCGGGATGGTCGCCGTTCTCGGCATCGCATCGGCGGC
The DNA window shown above is from Nitrospiria bacterium and carries:
- a CDS encoding glycosyltransferase family 2 protein; this translates as MTLPDRPLLSVVVPVYNEEAVLHEFFKRLQAVLNELRGLSGAEIIFVDDGSRDGTARILSELVRWNKSVKVLQFSRNFGHQIALTAGLDHAKGDAVVVIDADLQDPPETIPRLLDKWREGYEVVYAVRESREMDSWFKRSTARLFYALMRIIGNLDLPMDAGDFRLLDRKVVDAFRSIGERHRFVRGLTLWVGFRQTGVLYARAERFAGSTKYPFGKMLKLAWDGVTSFSFAPLRLAIYLGLIVSVLSFLLGLFVIFGRFFFDRTEFLGFPTHGWGSLMVAVLFLAGVQLIVLGMMGEYLGRTYDEVKRRPLYILRERIGFDE
- a CDS encoding phosphatase PAP2 family protein; this encodes MSKPTPGHPRRLRVSRKGLIRAGVIVALLLLVFLEDGPIRGVIKDLRVHAVLKLMHLLTWLGRGWVLGAEAIALYGIGRWLKRPELKQAGVRCLIAVSVAGAAVQVIKHLVGRPRPRLVDRGIVDWGPSFVSGHDSLPSGHTISAFAMAAVLSAFYPAGQWIWYALAVLVAFTRIYIDAHFPSDVFVGAVLGVLIGVWASRLKRERLKS
- a CDS encoding glycosyltransferase family 39 protein → MTRDTGFWTALMLGGFLFFYQLGAVPLFDLDEAIYGETAREMVETGNWITPQFNYSPDFDKPVLLYWFMAATFQIFGPSEFSARLPSAVFGLALLVMVYGFARRAANARTGLLAMLILSSSLEMVALSHAALTDMLLVFFITAALACFYLFYKTERDFWLAGVYLGAALAVLTKGPVGLVLPGLTIFLFIITVGPRDKLLRKIRPGWGMLIFSAVALPWYAAIFWLHGADFWDSFILRHNIDRFTSVIGGHAGAPFYYLAVLAIGFFPWAAFIPASLLSIFTASDSSERWKHIRRFPVERPLEWFLLLWAAVVFLFFTAAGTKLPSYIAPAVPALAVWVACYLDRRMDASSSTDAAEDRLSLGLMAVLTVITAGLLLSIPQGIEWARMKYGALAPFLVQPIDLNRVLMTMAAILLVGVMTYASLLRLMRRWAGFMVLVLMMGAFVFVLLFDFIPSVSGYVQRPLQDLTEQTRGWIRPEEPLVVFGMRKPSILFYARRGAVIFKSNQQEDLRRFVSSNRHAVVLSQVALIPVLDAVPQLTIRAEQGGYVLATNF